AGTGCCCGCCTTTGTTGAGGGAAGGACACGCGGGGGCGGCCAGCTTTAGCCGTGGGACCCACTCCAGTCCCCAGGGAGGAAAGGGAACGTAGGTGGGCAGGGCTTTGCCTCTCAGTGCCCGCATCACTGTCCCCGGCAGAAAACACGCTGCCTGCGGTTCAGGAGGAGCCTGTGCTTCCCGGAGACACAGGACACGAAAGGAGCTGAGTGGCTGCTCTGAGAACCAGTTCCCCCCTCCCTTTCgtctcctcctttcttcttttctttttaaattagcaGACTTTAGTTTTTAGAGCAATTTTTGGTTCATAAAAGAATGGAGTGGGAAAGACTGAGATTTCCCCCTCCCCGCCAACACGCACCCTCCCCCGCCAGAGGGGCATGTTGGTTACAATCGGTCACCCACACCGACACGTCACGGTCACCCAGAGTCCAGAACCGGCATCAGCATCAGCCCTGGTGCTGTTCCTTCTATGGCTTTGGACAAACATACACACCGTTGCAGTATCACAGAGTCGCTTCCGTGCCTCGGCAATCCTCTGCGCTCCACCAGTTCATCCTCCCCAGAGCCCTGCCGGCCACTGTCCGCTCACTATCTCCGTGGCTCTGCCGTTTCCAGAAGGCCATGGGGCTGGAACTGTACTGCACGCAGCCTCTCTCCGTGGGCCTCACCCTTCCCTTCTCGCCGGTGGACCTGTTCCTAATTAGCCCCGTTTCCAGGTTACAAATGAGGACACCACGGCACAGAGAGCTCAGGCGGCCCGTCCAGTGTCACACAGACGGTAAGTGGCAAAGCTCAGATTCCAGCCCGGGGCTCCCTGCCCCTGGCGATGCTCCTGGCAGCAGGGCCCACTGTGGCCACCCAGGAACAAACCACGCCCCCCCAAACCCGTCCTGGAGGCCAGACCGAGGGCCAGCCGCCCGCCATccggggagggagagagtgggccTTCATCCCACCTGGGTCCTGAGGCTCGGTCACCTGTCCCAGGCCACTGGGCGGGACGACAGAGGCAGCAGACCCAGGCCTCTCTCCACAGCCCCTGGCCGCAGTCCCCGACTCCATGAGGAAGCAGGAATTGCGCCCGGGTGGGGAGACTGGCCAGGGCCACACCGCCAGCTCCCCAGCCGAGCAGGTGAAAGCCCTGGTCGACCTGCTGGCCGGGAAAGGCGGTCAGGGCCCCCAGGCCCCGCAGCCCCCCAACAGGACGCCAGAATGCCCGCTGAAGCCCCGTGGCAATGGTAGGCCCATGGATGGGGATCCCCAGGccttttccccctccccctcccccctcccctctcccaccctcccccatgGCCTCTGTCCTGCAGACTTGAAGATACAGAAACACCGGGAGGCCCTGCTCAACAGGACTGGGGGCGGCCCCGAGCTGGGCAGCCCCTCCCCAAGGCTGACCAGCCTCCTGATGGTGGAGGGCCTGACGGACCTGCAGCTGAGGGAGCACGACTTCACGCAGGTGGAGGCTACGCGCGGGCGCTGGTGCTCAGCCAAGACCATCGCCCTGGACAGGCTCTTCCTGCCCCTGTCGCGTGTGTCCATCCCCCCCCGCATCTCCATCACCATCGGGGTGGCCGGAGTGGGCAAGACCACCCTTGTGAGGAACTTCGTCCACCTCTGGGCCCGAGGGCAGGTGGGCAAGGACTTCTCTCTGGTACTGCCCCTGACCTTCCGGGATCTCAACACCCATGAGAAGCTGTCTGCAGACAGACTCCTCCGCTCTGTCTTCCCGCACGCTGGGGAGGCGGGCCTGGCGTCAGCAGTGCTGAGCAAAGCCCTCCTGGTCCTGGATGGCCTAGACGAGTGTAAGACGCCCCTGGACTTCTCCAACACTGTGGCCTGCATGGACCCCAAGAAGGAGATCCAGGTGGACCACCTGATCACCAACATTATCCGGGGCAACCTCTTCCCAGAAGTGTCTGTCTGGATCACCTCCCGTCCCGGAGCTGCTGGCCAGATTCCGGGGGGCCTGGTGGACCGGATGACCGAGATCCGGGGCTTCAGCGAGGAGGAGATCAAGACCTGTCTGGAGCAGATGTTCCCCGAGGACCCTGTCCTCACGGGCTGGGTCCTGAGCCAGGTGCAGGCTGACCGGACCCTGTATCTCATGTGCACCGTCCCGGCCTTCTGCCGGCTGGTGGGGGCAGCGCTGGGCCACCTGCACCGCAAGAGGCCAGGGCCCCCAGACGCCGAGCTGTGGCCCCCGAGGACCTTGTGTGAGCTCTATTCGTGGTACTTCAGGATGGCCCTTGGCGGAGAGGGGCAGGAGAAGGCCAAGGCGAGCCCCCGCATCGAGCAGGTGGCCCACGGCTGCCGCAAGCTGGTGGGCACGCTGGGCCGGCTGGCCTTCCACGGGCTGGTCAGGAAGAAGTACGTGTTCTACGAGCCCGACCTGAAGGTGCTGGGCGTGGACCTCGTGTTGCTACAGACGGCCCTGTGCGGCCGCTTCCTGCAGCGGGAGGAGACGCTGGCCTCCGCGGCCGCCTACTGCTTCACTCACCTGTCCCTGCAGGAGTTCCTGGCGGCCGCGTACTACTGCAGCGCCTCCAAGAGGGCCATCTTCGACCTTTTCACCGAGGGTGGCGTGTCCTGGCCCCGGCTGGGCTTCCTCACACACTTCCGGAGTGCGGCCCAGCGGGCCATGCAGGCTGAGGACGGGCGGCTCGACGTCTTCCTGCGATTCCTCTCAGGCCTCTTGTCCCCGAGGGTCAACGCACTGCTGGCCGGCTCCCTGGTGACCCAGGGCGAGCACCAGGGCTACCAGGCCCAGGTGGCCGAGCTCCTGCAGGGCTGTCTGCGCCCCGACGTGGCAGTCTGCGCCCGGGCCATCAATGTCCTTCACTGCCTGCGCGAGCTGCAGCACACCGAGCTGGCCCGCAGCGTGGAGGAGGCCGTGGCCAGCGGGGGCCTGGCCAGGCTGACCAGCCCCCCACACCGCGCCGCCCTGGCCTACCTCCTGCAGGTGTCCGACGTCTGCACCTGGGAGGCGCCCCTGCCCCTGTGCCTCAGCCCGGGCGTCCTCCAGAGCCTGCTGCCCCAGCTGCTCTACTGCCGGAGCTTGAGGTGGGCGctaggggcaggggcagggtgtGCAGGAGGAGGGTACAGTGAGGACCGGGCGGGCTCCTCCCGCCCCCATGCCCCTCTGTGTCCCGTCCTGGGGCTGCTGTCACCAAGGACCACAACCCAGGCGGCTTCAAACGACAGAAACCTCTTCTCTCCCGGTTGTGGAGACTGGAGTCTAAGAGGACGTCGTCAGCAGGGCCGTGCTCCCTGGGAAACCTGTAGGGACAGTCCTTGGGTCATTCCTGGCCTTCCCAGCCTGCGGTGTCTGCCGGCAGTCCTTGGCTTGCAGACCCAGGCTCTGCCTCTGAGGTCACACGGCTGTCTCCTCCGTGTCTGTCTTCTCAtcgatctctctctctcctggggaCACTGGTCCCCACGCTGGGTTACAGACCGCCTCACTCCACTATGACCTCATCCTCGCTTGTTATCTGCAACAACTCTATTTCCAAAGAAGGTTGCATTCCTGAGGCACAGGGGTGGGGGGTTGTAAACACCAGTATATCTTACAGGGGTAAACCACTCGACCCACAACACCCCGTATAGCACCCCAGTGCTGACAGAGGCCACGCCCATTCACTCCACCCTCAGCCTGTCATCCTCTGCCCACTCTCTGGACTTCggtggcagggaggggaaggCTGGAGGACCAGGGCCATTCTACAATCCTTAAAGGAGGGCAGATGGTGTCCGACTGACACACACACTGTGGGGGCTGCAGGGAAGACAGCCCTGAGGGTCAGAAGCCCATGGTTTATGCCACTGAACCTCCCAAGTCGCCTGGTGGGAGA
This portion of the Bos indicus x Bos taurus breed Angus x Brahman F1 hybrid chromosome 25, Bos_hybrid_MaternalHap_v2.0, whole genome shotgun sequence genome encodes:
- the NLRC3 gene encoding NLR family CARD domain-containing protein 3 isoform X2 is translated as MRKQELRPGGETGQGHTASSPAEQVKALVDLLAGKGGQGPQAPQPPNRTPECPLKPRGNDLKIQKHREALLNRTGGGPELGSPSPRLTSLLMVEGLTDLQLREHDFTQVEATRGRWCSAKTIALDRLFLPLSRVSIPPRISITIGVAGVGKTTLVRNFVHLWARGQVGKDFSLVLPLTFRDLNTHEKLSADRLLRSVFPHAGEAGLASAVLSKALLVLDGLDECKTPLDFSNTVACMDPKKEIQVDHLITNIIRGNLFPEVSVWITSRPGAAGQIPGGLVDRMTEIRGFSEEEIKTCLEQMFPEDPVLTGWVLSQVQADRTLYLMCTVPAFCRLVGAALGHLHRKRPGPPDAELWPPRTLCELYSWYFRMALGGEGQEKAKASPRIEQVAHGCRKLVGTLGRLAFHGLVRKKYVFYEPDLKVLGVDLVLLQTALCGRFLQREETLASAAAYCFTHLSLQEFLAAAYYCSASKRAIFDLFTEGGVSWPRLGFLTHFRSAAQRAMQAEDGRLDVFLRFLSGLLSPRVNALLAGSLVTQGEHQGYQAQVAELLQGCLRPDVAVCARAINVLHCLRELQHTELARSVEEAVASGGLARLTSPPHRAALAYLLQVSDVCTWEAPLPLCLSPGVLQSLLPQLLYCRSLRLDTNQFQDPVMELLGSVLSGKDCRIQRISLAENQISNKGAKALARSLLVNRSLTTLDLRSNSIGPQGAKALADALKINRTLASLSLQSNRIRDDGARCMAEALATNRTLSVLQFSSNSIGDGGAKALAEALMVNQGLKSLDLQSNSISDPGVAALMGALCTNQTLLSLNLRENSISPEGAQDLARALRTNSTLKSLDLTANLLHDQGAQAVAEAVRENRTLTSLHLQWNFIQAGAAKALGQALQLNTSLTSLDLQENAIGDEGASAVASALKVNTVLTALYLQVASIGAPGAQALGEALAVNRTLEILDLRGNTIEVAGAKALANALKVNSSLRRLNLQENSLGMEGAICVATALSGNHGLRHINLQGNHIGESGARMISEAIKTNAPSCTVEM
- the NLRC3 gene encoding NLR family CARD domain-containing protein 3 isoform X1, with translation MRKQELRPGGETGQGHTASSPAEQVKALVDLLAGKGGQGPQAPQPPNRTPECPLKPRGNDLKIQKHREALLNRTGGGPELGSPSPRLTSLLMVEGLTDLQLREHDFTQVEATRGRWCSAKTIALDRLFLPLSRVSIPPRISITIGVAGVGKTTLVRNFVHLWARGQVGKDFSLVLPLTFRDLNTHEKLSADRLLRSVFPHAGEAGLASAVLSKALLVLDGLDECKTPLDFSNTVACMDPKKEIQVDHLITNIIRGNLFPEVSVWITSRPGAAGQIPGGLVDRMTEIRGFSEEEIKTCLEQMFPEDPVLTGWVLSQVQADRTLYLMCTVPAFCRLVGAALGHLHRKRPGPPDAELWPPRTLCELYSWYFRMALGGEGQEKAKASPRIEQVAHGCRKLVGTLGRLAFHGLVRKKYVFYEPDLKVLGVDLVLLQTALCGRFLQREETLASAAAYCFTHLSLQEFLAAAYYCSASKRAIFDLFTEGGVSWPRLGFLTHFRSAAQRAMQAEDGRLDVFLRFLSGLLSPRVNALLAGSLVTQGEHQGYQAQVAELLQGCLRPDVAVCARAINVLHCLRELQHTELARSVEEAVASGGLARLTSPPHRAALAYLLQVSDVCTWEAPLPLCLSPGVLQSLLPQLLYCRSLRLDTNQFQDPVMELLGSVLSGKDCRIQRISLAENQISNKGAKALARSLLVNRSLTTLDLRSNSIGPQGAKALADALKINRTLASLSLQSNRIRDDGARCMAEALATNRTLSVLHLQKNSIGPVGTQQMADALKQNRSLKELMFSSNSIGDGGAKALAEALMVNQGLKSLDLQSNSISDPGVAALMGALCTNQTLLSLNLRENSISPEGAQDLARALRTNSTLKSLDLTANLLHDQGAQAVAEAVRENRTLTSLHLQWNFIQAGAAKALGQALQLNTSLTSLDLQENAIGDEGASAVASALKVNTVLTALYLQVASIGAPGAQALGEALAVNRTLEILDLRGNTIEVAGAKALANALKVNSSLRRLNLQENSLGMEGAICVATALSGNHGLRHINLQGNHIGESGARMISEAIKTNAPSCTVEM